A window from Salvelinus fontinalis isolate EN_2023a chromosome 8, ASM2944872v1, whole genome shotgun sequence encodes these proteins:
- the LOC129860651 gene encoding pleckstrin homology domain-containing family G member 5-like isoform X3 encodes MFLYWKKRGAYELETLPSYLTEQVAEHYSWSSSLDVIHDLCDEKPVQEEDWVVCQHPECPDRRQASKVCHHPECLDLNNKSPLHLCESCDSRCHPEDTENMHFDRHPRFDLQPQGSILARNVSTRSCPPRTSPPSDLEEEDEGANDRGERKPGGLKLVKKKPRRRHTDDPSKECFSLKFDLNVDIDTEIVPAVKKKTLREVLGPVFERKGIELSRVDLFLDQSNTPLSLNFEAYRFGGHYLKVKARPGDELKVEQGVKDLRSLSLPNMKPSLGEQSPYILTERVEHGSLGRKESNVDLLGQARRRKNITEFLGDASIPSPDSLTALSGSLPSVGAGPDSWKNRAASRFSGFFSSNTGAGAFGKEVDRMEQLQNKLQSYTLFGLPKVPPQLSFHHDSWEEEEEETSFTLEDSWTQLLDNHETLTRRQFHQQEAIWELLHTEATYIKKLRVITDLFLCGLLNLQESGLLTEVEPARLFSNIQDIVRLHTALWNQVMLPALEIARQARTLLNPTDLHHGFRTIGSRFKPYIRYCMEEEASMEYMRSLLRDNELFRIYVTWAETHKQCNRLKLADMLAKPHQRLTKYPLLLKAVLKKTDDSPSRDAVSGMVACVEGFINSVDSRMRQREEQQKLAAISGRIDSYEAVEGSSEELEKILREFNRFDLMAPMRGTSPEETRQLHLEAALRMKEGKDSRMEVYCFLFTDLLLITKPVKKLEKVKVIRQPLLIHNVICKELKDPGSFILIYLNEFKSAVAAYTFQANSATQGRSWVDAICNVQNQLQRMRTEEVLRQQVTLQRRLCGEEEEEENKSSSPCMRNKDQQGPSHSDCSTETLSVMDIGEDSGEHQNPSATNTDSGGPLEKSLDSGTVTPPTGPEPLHCNPASPQDNLADRDPEPEQEGVMEGGEVELEPQCRSLSMDSAYGTLSPESLLRELDLQTRPGQSKGEETEEEGEIEGHEVEVEMENEKVVMKLVEKEEEEDSTSVGSQLSVVQSLKPRRRPPVTARLRCLQSLNIKSLSEDNLLQRFRDNAPVSRIQTRSLTAQDQSEHRSERAECLVHSKSLSAHDLTGLFQTDQDSEPEYEDFLSMSMPSGNLCDTLRKAEARQVQRALAAAEACEGSNSQADSSSSDGEMVVAPSGGQGGKCSESFTAGCPEKQSSPKRRKTHQHKKLTLAQLYRIRTTLVLNSTLTASEV; translated from the exons ATGAGAAGCCTGTTCAGGAGGAAGACTGGGTGGTGTGCCAGCATCCTGAGTGCCCTGACCGTCGACAGGCCTCGAAG GTGTGCCACCACCCAGAGTGCCTGGACCTGAACAACAAGAGCCCTCTTCACCTTTGTGAGTCATGTGACTCCCGCTGCCACCCGGAAGACACAGAAAACATGCACTTTGACCGACACCCGCGCTTTGACCTGCAACCCCAAG GTTCCATCCTGGCCCGGAACGTTTCGACGCGCTCCTGTCCCCCCCGCACCAGCCCCCCCtctgacctggaggaggaggacgaagggGCCAACGACCGAGG GGAACGTAAACCTGGGGGGTTGAAGTTGGTGAAGAAGAAACCACGGCGACGGCACACTGAC GACCCCAGCAAGGAGTGCTTCAGCCTCAAGTTTGATCTGAACGTGGACATTGACACAGAGATCGTCCCCGCTGTGAAAAAGAAGACCCTAAG GGAGGTGCTGGGTCCTGTGTTTGAGCGTAAAGGTATTGAGTTATCCCGGGTAGATCTGTTCCTGGACCAGTCCAACACTCCCCTGTCCCTGAACTTTGAGGCTTACCGCTTCGGTGGCCACTATCTCAAGGTCAAAG CGCGGCCAGGTGATGAGCTGAAGGTGGAGCAGGGGGTGAAAGACCTGCGGTCGCTCAGTCTGCCCAACATGAAGCCCTCCTTGGGGGAGCAGAGTCCCTACATCCTTACCGAGAGGGTGGAGCACGGATCCCTTGGACGCAAGGAGAGCAACGTCGATCTGCTG GGTCAGGCACGTCGCAGGAAGAACATAACAGAGTTCCTTGGGGACGCCAGCATCCCGTCTCCGGACTCCCTGACCGCACTGAGCGGCTCTCTGCCCAGTGTGGGGGCTGGACCGGACAGCTGGAAGAACCGCGCCGCCAGCCGCTTCTCTGGCTTCTTTAGCTCCAACACTGGAGCAGGGGCCTTTGGCAAG GAGGTGGATCGCATGGAGCAGCTCCAGAATAAGCTGCAGTCGTACACTCTGTTTGGCCTTCCCAAGGTTCCTCCTCAGCTCTCCTTCCATCACGACTcctgggaggaggaagaggaggagaccagcTTCACCCTGGAGGACAGCTGGACACAGCTACTCGACAACCATGAG ACGTTGACCAGACGCCAGTTCCACCAGCAGGAGGCTATCTGGGAGCTCCTGCACACTGAGGCCACCTACATCAAGAAACTACGAGTCATCACTGAC tTGTTCCTGTGCGGGCTGTTGAACCTGCAGGAGAGTGGTCTGCTGACAGAGGTGGAGCCTGCGCGACTCTTCAGTAACATCCAGGACATTGTGCGTCTGCATACGGCCCTGTGGAACCAGGTGATGCTGCCTGCCCTGGAGATTGCCCGGCAGGCCAGGACCCTCCTCAACCCTACAGACCTCCACCACGGCTTCAGGACAATTGGCTCCAGGTTTAAGCCCTACATCCGTTACTGTATGGAGGAGGAGGCCAGTATGGAATACATGAGGTCACTCCTCAGGGACAACGAGCTCTTCAGGATCTACGTCACG TGGGCTGAGACTCATAAGCAGTGTAACCGGCTGAAGCTGGCTGACATGCTGGCCAAGCCTCACCAGAGACTCACCAAGTACCCCCTACTGCTGAAGGCTGTCCTCAAAAAGACTGACGACTCGCCGTCCCGCGACGCCGTCAGCGGAATGGTGGCGTGTGTGGAGGGCTTCATCAACAGCGTGGACTCTCGGATGCGCCAGCGGGAGGAGCAGCAGAAGCTAGCCGCCATCTCTGGACGCATCGACTCCTACGAAGCAGTGGAGGGGAGCAGCGAGGAGTTGGAGAAG ATCCTGCGTGAGTTCAACCGCTTCGACCTGATGGCTCCTATGAGAGGCACATCACCAGAGGAGACCAGACAGCTCCATTTGGAGGCGGCACTGCGCATGAAGGAGGGCAAAGACAGCAGG ATGGAGGTGTACTGCTTCCTGTTCACAGACCTGCTGCTCATCACCAAACCAGTGAAGAAGTTAGAGAAGGTCAAGGTGATCAGACAGCCCCTCCTCATCCACAATGTTATCTGCAAAGAACTCAAGGACCCTG GCTCCTTCATTCTCATCTACCTCAATGAGTTCAAGAGCGCTGTGGCAGCCTACACTTTCCAGGCCAACAGCGCCACCCAGGGGCGAAGCTGGGTTGACGCCATCTGCAACGTCCAGAACCAGCTCCAGAGAATGCGGACTGAGGAGGTTCTCAGGCAGCAGGTCACCCTACAGCGCCGTCTAtgcggagaggaagaggaggaggaaaacaagAGCAGCTCCCCCTGCATGAGGAACAAAGATCAGCAGGGACCAAG TCATTCGGATTGCTCCACAGAGACCCTGTCAGTCATGGACATAGGAGAGGATTCAGGGGAGCACCAAAACCCCTCTGCCACAAACACAGACTCAGGAGGACCCTTAGAAAAGAGCCTAGACTCGGGCACAGTTACCCCACCTACTGGACCTGAGCCCCTGCACTGCAACCCTGCCAGCCCCCAGGACAACCTTGCCGACCGGGACCCTGAGCCAGAGCAGGAGGGTgttatggagggaggggaggttgaGCTGGAGCCTCAGTGTCGCTCTCTATCCATGGACAGTGCCTACGGTACCCTCTCCCCAGAGTCCCtactgagagagctggacctacAGACACGACCAGGCCAGAGCAAGGGAGAGGAGactgaagaggagggagagatagagggccACGAGGTGGAGGTGGAAATGGAGAACGAAAAGGTGGTAATGAAACTggtggagaaggaagaggaggaggattcaaCCTCTGTTGGTTCCCAGCTGTCAGTGGTTCAGTCTTTGAAGCCTCGGCGACGCCCCCCAGTTACGGCCCGCCTCCGCTGCCTCCAGAGCCTGAACATCAAGTCCCTTTCAGAGGACAACCTTCTGCAGCGTTTCCGCGACAATGCACCTGTCTCCCGGATACAAACCCGCAGCCTTACAGCCCAGGACCAATCAGAACACAGGAGCGAGAGGGCGGAATGCCTGGTCCACAGTAAGAGTCTATCAGCCCACGACCTTACTGGGCTGTTTCAGACTGACCAAGACTCAGAGCCTGAGTATGAGGACTTCCTGAGTATGAGCATGCCTTCTGGTAATCTCTGTGACACCCTGAGGAAGGCAGAGGCCCGGCAGGTCCAGAGGGCTCTGGCTGCAGCTGAGGCCTGTGAAGGCAGCaatagccaggctgacagcagcAGCTCAGATGGGGAGATGGTGGTGGCGCCCTCTGGAGGACAGGGGGGGAAGTGCAGTGAGTCGTTCACAGCCGGTTGCCCAGAGAAGCAGTCGTCGCCCAAAAGAAGGAAGACCCATCAGCACAAGAAGCTGACCCTAGCCCAGCTCTATAGGATACGCACCACCCTAGTGCTCAACTCTACTCTCACTGCATC GGAGGTGTAA
- the LOC129860651 gene encoding pleckstrin homology domain-containing family G member 5-like isoform X1: MFLYWKKRGAYELETLPSYLTEQVAEHYSWSSSLDVIHDLCDEKPVQEEDWVVCQHPECPDRRQASKVCHHPECLDLNNKSPLHLCESCDSRCHPEDTENMHFDRHPRFDLQPQGSILARNVSTRSCPPRTSPPSDLEEEDEGANDRGERKPGGLKLVKKKPRRRHTDDPSKECFSLKFDLNVDIDTEIVPAVKKKTLREVLGPVFERKGIELSRVDLFLDQSNTPLSLNFEAYRFGGHYLKVKARPGDELKVEQGVKDLRSLSLPNMKPSLGEQSPYILTERVEHGSLGRKESNVDLLVSAASTGQARRRKNITEFLGDASIPSPDSLTALSGSLPSVGAGPDSWKNRAASRFSGFFSSNTGAGAFGKEVDRMEQLQNKLQSYTLFGLPKVPPQLSFHHDSWEEEEEETSFTLEDSWTQLLDNHETLTRRQFHQQEAIWELLHTEATYIKKLRVITDLFLCGLLNLQESGLLTEVEPARLFSNIQDIVRLHTALWNQVMLPALEIARQARTLLNPTDLHHGFRTIGSRFKPYIRYCMEEEASMEYMRSLLRDNELFRIYVTWAETHKQCNRLKLADMLAKPHQRLTKYPLLLKAVLKKTDDSPSRDAVSGMVACVEGFINSVDSRMRQREEQQKLAAISGRIDSYEAVEGSSEELEKILREFNRFDLMAPMRGTSPEETRQLHLEAALRMKEGKDSRMEVYCFLFTDLLLITKPVKKLEKVKVIRQPLLIHNVICKELKDPGSFILIYLNEFKSAVAAYTFQANSATQGRSWVDAICNVQNQLQRMRTEEVLRQQVTLQRRLCGEEEEEENKSSSPCMRNKDQQGPSHSDCSTETLSVMDIGEDSGEHQNPSATNTDSGGPLEKSLDSGTVTPPTGPEPLHCNPASPQDNLADRDPEPEQEGVMEGGEVELEPQCRSLSMDSAYGTLSPESLLRELDLQTRPGQSKGEETEEEGEIEGHEVEVEMENEKVVMKLVEKEEEEDSTSVGSQLSVVQSLKPRRRPPVTARLRCLQSLNIKSLSEDNLLQRFRDNAPVSRIQTRSLTAQDQSEHRSERAECLVHSKSLSAHDLTGLFQTDQDSEPEYEDFLSMSMPSGNLCDTLRKAEARQVQRALAAAEACEGSNSQADSSSSDGEMVVAPSGGQGGKCSESFTAGCPEKQSSPKRRKTHQHKKLTLAQLYRIRTTLVLNSTLTASEV, from the exons ATGAGAAGCCTGTTCAGGAGGAAGACTGGGTGGTGTGCCAGCATCCTGAGTGCCCTGACCGTCGACAGGCCTCGAAG GTGTGCCACCACCCAGAGTGCCTGGACCTGAACAACAAGAGCCCTCTTCACCTTTGTGAGTCATGTGACTCCCGCTGCCACCCGGAAGACACAGAAAACATGCACTTTGACCGACACCCGCGCTTTGACCTGCAACCCCAAG GTTCCATCCTGGCCCGGAACGTTTCGACGCGCTCCTGTCCCCCCCGCACCAGCCCCCCCtctgacctggaggaggaggacgaagggGCCAACGACCGAGG GGAACGTAAACCTGGGGGGTTGAAGTTGGTGAAGAAGAAACCACGGCGACGGCACACTGAC GACCCCAGCAAGGAGTGCTTCAGCCTCAAGTTTGATCTGAACGTGGACATTGACACAGAGATCGTCCCCGCTGTGAAAAAGAAGACCCTAAG GGAGGTGCTGGGTCCTGTGTTTGAGCGTAAAGGTATTGAGTTATCCCGGGTAGATCTGTTCCTGGACCAGTCCAACACTCCCCTGTCCCTGAACTTTGAGGCTTACCGCTTCGGTGGCCACTATCTCAAGGTCAAAG CGCGGCCAGGTGATGAGCTGAAGGTGGAGCAGGGGGTGAAAGACCTGCGGTCGCTCAGTCTGCCCAACATGAAGCCCTCCTTGGGGGAGCAGAGTCCCTACATCCTTACCGAGAGGGTGGAGCACGGATCCCTTGGACGCAAGGAGAGCAACGTCGATCTGCTGGTCAGTGCAGCCTCTACA GGTCAGGCACGTCGCAGGAAGAACATAACAGAGTTCCTTGGGGACGCCAGCATCCCGTCTCCGGACTCCCTGACCGCACTGAGCGGCTCTCTGCCCAGTGTGGGGGCTGGACCGGACAGCTGGAAGAACCGCGCCGCCAGCCGCTTCTCTGGCTTCTTTAGCTCCAACACTGGAGCAGGGGCCTTTGGCAAG GAGGTGGATCGCATGGAGCAGCTCCAGAATAAGCTGCAGTCGTACACTCTGTTTGGCCTTCCCAAGGTTCCTCCTCAGCTCTCCTTCCATCACGACTcctgggaggaggaagaggaggagaccagcTTCACCCTGGAGGACAGCTGGACACAGCTACTCGACAACCATGAG ACGTTGACCAGACGCCAGTTCCACCAGCAGGAGGCTATCTGGGAGCTCCTGCACACTGAGGCCACCTACATCAAGAAACTACGAGTCATCACTGAC tTGTTCCTGTGCGGGCTGTTGAACCTGCAGGAGAGTGGTCTGCTGACAGAGGTGGAGCCTGCGCGACTCTTCAGTAACATCCAGGACATTGTGCGTCTGCATACGGCCCTGTGGAACCAGGTGATGCTGCCTGCCCTGGAGATTGCCCGGCAGGCCAGGACCCTCCTCAACCCTACAGACCTCCACCACGGCTTCAGGACAATTGGCTCCAGGTTTAAGCCCTACATCCGTTACTGTATGGAGGAGGAGGCCAGTATGGAATACATGAGGTCACTCCTCAGGGACAACGAGCTCTTCAGGATCTACGTCACG TGGGCTGAGACTCATAAGCAGTGTAACCGGCTGAAGCTGGCTGACATGCTGGCCAAGCCTCACCAGAGACTCACCAAGTACCCCCTACTGCTGAAGGCTGTCCTCAAAAAGACTGACGACTCGCCGTCCCGCGACGCCGTCAGCGGAATGGTGGCGTGTGTGGAGGGCTTCATCAACAGCGTGGACTCTCGGATGCGCCAGCGGGAGGAGCAGCAGAAGCTAGCCGCCATCTCTGGACGCATCGACTCCTACGAAGCAGTGGAGGGGAGCAGCGAGGAGTTGGAGAAG ATCCTGCGTGAGTTCAACCGCTTCGACCTGATGGCTCCTATGAGAGGCACATCACCAGAGGAGACCAGACAGCTCCATTTGGAGGCGGCACTGCGCATGAAGGAGGGCAAAGACAGCAGG ATGGAGGTGTACTGCTTCCTGTTCACAGACCTGCTGCTCATCACCAAACCAGTGAAGAAGTTAGAGAAGGTCAAGGTGATCAGACAGCCCCTCCTCATCCACAATGTTATCTGCAAAGAACTCAAGGACCCTG GCTCCTTCATTCTCATCTACCTCAATGAGTTCAAGAGCGCTGTGGCAGCCTACACTTTCCAGGCCAACAGCGCCACCCAGGGGCGAAGCTGGGTTGACGCCATCTGCAACGTCCAGAACCAGCTCCAGAGAATGCGGACTGAGGAGGTTCTCAGGCAGCAGGTCACCCTACAGCGCCGTCTAtgcggagaggaagaggaggaggaaaacaagAGCAGCTCCCCCTGCATGAGGAACAAAGATCAGCAGGGACCAAG TCATTCGGATTGCTCCACAGAGACCCTGTCAGTCATGGACATAGGAGAGGATTCAGGGGAGCACCAAAACCCCTCTGCCACAAACACAGACTCAGGAGGACCCTTAGAAAAGAGCCTAGACTCGGGCACAGTTACCCCACCTACTGGACCTGAGCCCCTGCACTGCAACCCTGCCAGCCCCCAGGACAACCTTGCCGACCGGGACCCTGAGCCAGAGCAGGAGGGTgttatggagggaggggaggttgaGCTGGAGCCTCAGTGTCGCTCTCTATCCATGGACAGTGCCTACGGTACCCTCTCCCCAGAGTCCCtactgagagagctggacctacAGACACGACCAGGCCAGAGCAAGGGAGAGGAGactgaagaggagggagagatagagggccACGAGGTGGAGGTGGAAATGGAGAACGAAAAGGTGGTAATGAAACTggtggagaaggaagaggaggaggattcaaCCTCTGTTGGTTCCCAGCTGTCAGTGGTTCAGTCTTTGAAGCCTCGGCGACGCCCCCCAGTTACGGCCCGCCTCCGCTGCCTCCAGAGCCTGAACATCAAGTCCCTTTCAGAGGACAACCTTCTGCAGCGTTTCCGCGACAATGCACCTGTCTCCCGGATACAAACCCGCAGCCTTACAGCCCAGGACCAATCAGAACACAGGAGCGAGAGGGCGGAATGCCTGGTCCACAGTAAGAGTCTATCAGCCCACGACCTTACTGGGCTGTTTCAGACTGACCAAGACTCAGAGCCTGAGTATGAGGACTTCCTGAGTATGAGCATGCCTTCTGGTAATCTCTGTGACACCCTGAGGAAGGCAGAGGCCCGGCAGGTCCAGAGGGCTCTGGCTGCAGCTGAGGCCTGTGAAGGCAGCaatagccaggctgacagcagcAGCTCAGATGGGGAGATGGTGGTGGCGCCCTCTGGAGGACAGGGGGGGAAGTGCAGTGAGTCGTTCACAGCCGGTTGCCCAGAGAAGCAGTCGTCGCCCAAAAGAAGGAAGACCCATCAGCACAAGAAGCTGACCCTAGCCCAGCTCTATAGGATACGCACCACCCTAGTGCTCAACTCTACTCTCACTGCATC GGAGGTGTAA
- the LOC129860651 gene encoding pleckstrin homology domain-containing family G member 5-like isoform X6, translating to MVPSKWTMNSVLQHKSPQRSWLGLRLRLNEKPVQEEDWVVCQHPECPDRRQASKVCHHPECLDLNNKSPLHLCESCDSRCHPEDTENMHFDRHPRFDLQPQGSILARNVSTRSCPPRTSPPSDLEEEDEGANDRGERKPGGLKLVKKKPRRRHTDDPSKECFSLKFDLNVDIDTEIVPAVKKKTLREVLGPVFERKGIELSRVDLFLDQSNTPLSLNFEAYRFGGHYLKVKARPGDELKVEQGVKDLRSLSLPNMKPSLGEQSPYILTERVEHGSLGRKESNVDLLGQARRRKNITEFLGDASIPSPDSLTALSGSLPSVGAGPDSWKNRAASRFSGFFSSNTGAGAFGKEVDRMEQLQNKLQSYTLFGLPKVPPQLSFHHDSWEEEEEETSFTLEDSWTQLLDNHETLTRRQFHQQEAIWELLHTEATYIKKLRVITDLFLCGLLNLQESGLLTEVEPARLFSNIQDIVRLHTALWNQVMLPALEIARQARTLLNPTDLHHGFRTIGSRFKPYIRYCMEEEASMEYMRSLLRDNELFRIYVTWAETHKQCNRLKLADMLAKPHQRLTKYPLLLKAVLKKTDDSPSRDAVSGMVACVEGFINSVDSRMRQREEQQKLAAISGRIDSYEAVEGSSEELEKILREFNRFDLMAPMRGTSPEETRQLHLEAALRMKEGKDSRMEVYCFLFTDLLLITKPVKKLEKVKVIRQPLLIHNVICKELKDPGSFILIYLNEFKSAVAAYTFQANSATQGRSWVDAICNVQNQLQRMRTEEVLRQQVTLQRRLCGEEEEEENKSSSPCMRNKDQQGPSHSDCSTETLSVMDIGEDSGEHQNPSATNTDSGGPLEKSLDSGTVTPPTGPEPLHCNPASPQDNLADRDPEPEQEGVMEGGEVELEPQCRSLSMDSAYGTLSPESLLRELDLQTRPGQSKGEETEEEGEIEGHEVEVEMENEKVVMKLVEKEEEEDSTSVGSQLSVVQSLKPRRRPPVTARLRCLQSLNIKSLSEDNLLQRFRDNAPVSRIQTRSLTAQDQSEHRSERAECLVHSKSLSAHDLTGLFQTDQDSEPEYEDFLSMSMPSGNLCDTLRKAEARQVQRALAAAEACEGSNSQADSSSSDGEMVVAPSGGQGGKCSESFTAGCPEKQSSPKRRKTHQHKKLTLAQLYRIRTTLVLNSTLTASEV from the exons ATGAGAAGCCTGTTCAGGAGGAAGACTGGGTGGTGTGCCAGCATCCTGAGTGCCCTGACCGTCGACAGGCCTCGAAG GTGTGCCACCACCCAGAGTGCCTGGACCTGAACAACAAGAGCCCTCTTCACCTTTGTGAGTCATGTGACTCCCGCTGCCACCCGGAAGACACAGAAAACATGCACTTTGACCGACACCCGCGCTTTGACCTGCAACCCCAAG GTTCCATCCTGGCCCGGAACGTTTCGACGCGCTCCTGTCCCCCCCGCACCAGCCCCCCCtctgacctggaggaggaggacgaagggGCCAACGACCGAGG GGAACGTAAACCTGGGGGGTTGAAGTTGGTGAAGAAGAAACCACGGCGACGGCACACTGAC GACCCCAGCAAGGAGTGCTTCAGCCTCAAGTTTGATCTGAACGTGGACATTGACACAGAGATCGTCCCCGCTGTGAAAAAGAAGACCCTAAG GGAGGTGCTGGGTCCTGTGTTTGAGCGTAAAGGTATTGAGTTATCCCGGGTAGATCTGTTCCTGGACCAGTCCAACACTCCCCTGTCCCTGAACTTTGAGGCTTACCGCTTCGGTGGCCACTATCTCAAGGTCAAAG CGCGGCCAGGTGATGAGCTGAAGGTGGAGCAGGGGGTGAAAGACCTGCGGTCGCTCAGTCTGCCCAACATGAAGCCCTCCTTGGGGGAGCAGAGTCCCTACATCCTTACCGAGAGGGTGGAGCACGGATCCCTTGGACGCAAGGAGAGCAACGTCGATCTGCTG GGTCAGGCACGTCGCAGGAAGAACATAACAGAGTTCCTTGGGGACGCCAGCATCCCGTCTCCGGACTCCCTGACCGCACTGAGCGGCTCTCTGCCCAGTGTGGGGGCTGGACCGGACAGCTGGAAGAACCGCGCCGCCAGCCGCTTCTCTGGCTTCTTTAGCTCCAACACTGGAGCAGGGGCCTTTGGCAAG GAGGTGGATCGCATGGAGCAGCTCCAGAATAAGCTGCAGTCGTACACTCTGTTTGGCCTTCCCAAGGTTCCTCCTCAGCTCTCCTTCCATCACGACTcctgggaggaggaagaggaggagaccagcTTCACCCTGGAGGACAGCTGGACACAGCTACTCGACAACCATGAG ACGTTGACCAGACGCCAGTTCCACCAGCAGGAGGCTATCTGGGAGCTCCTGCACACTGAGGCCACCTACATCAAGAAACTACGAGTCATCACTGAC tTGTTCCTGTGCGGGCTGTTGAACCTGCAGGAGAGTGGTCTGCTGACAGAGGTGGAGCCTGCGCGACTCTTCAGTAACATCCAGGACATTGTGCGTCTGCATACGGCCCTGTGGAACCAGGTGATGCTGCCTGCCCTGGAGATTGCCCGGCAGGCCAGGACCCTCCTCAACCCTACAGACCTCCACCACGGCTTCAGGACAATTGGCTCCAGGTTTAAGCCCTACATCCGTTACTGTATGGAGGAGGAGGCCAGTATGGAATACATGAGGTCACTCCTCAGGGACAACGAGCTCTTCAGGATCTACGTCACG TGGGCTGAGACTCATAAGCAGTGTAACCGGCTGAAGCTGGCTGACATGCTGGCCAAGCCTCACCAGAGACTCACCAAGTACCCCCTACTGCTGAAGGCTGTCCTCAAAAAGACTGACGACTCGCCGTCCCGCGACGCCGTCAGCGGAATGGTGGCGTGTGTGGAGGGCTTCATCAACAGCGTGGACTCTCGGATGCGCCAGCGGGAGGAGCAGCAGAAGCTAGCCGCCATCTCTGGACGCATCGACTCCTACGAAGCAGTGGAGGGGAGCAGCGAGGAGTTGGAGAAG ATCCTGCGTGAGTTCAACCGCTTCGACCTGATGGCTCCTATGAGAGGCACATCACCAGAGGAGACCAGACAGCTCCATTTGGAGGCGGCACTGCGCATGAAGGAGGGCAAAGACAGCAGG ATGGAGGTGTACTGCTTCCTGTTCACAGACCTGCTGCTCATCACCAAACCAGTGAAGAAGTTAGAGAAGGTCAAGGTGATCAGACAGCCCCTCCTCATCCACAATGTTATCTGCAAAGAACTCAAGGACCCTG GCTCCTTCATTCTCATCTACCTCAATGAGTTCAAGAGCGCTGTGGCAGCCTACACTTTCCAGGCCAACAGCGCCACCCAGGGGCGAAGCTGGGTTGACGCCATCTGCAACGTCCAGAACCAGCTCCAGAGAATGCGGACTGAGGAGGTTCTCAGGCAGCAGGTCACCCTACAGCGCCGTCTAtgcggagaggaagaggaggaggaaaacaagAGCAGCTCCCCCTGCATGAGGAACAAAGATCAGCAGGGACCAAG TCATTCGGATTGCTCCACAGAGACCCTGTCAGTCATGGACATAGGAGAGGATTCAGGGGAGCACCAAAACCCCTCTGCCACAAACACAGACTCAGGAGGACCCTTAGAAAAGAGCCTAGACTCGGGCACAGTTACCCCACCTACTGGACCTGAGCCCCTGCACTGCAACCCTGCCAGCCCCCAGGACAACCTTGCCGACCGGGACCCTGAGCCAGAGCAGGAGGGTgttatggagggaggggaggttgaGCTGGAGCCTCAGTGTCGCTCTCTATCCATGGACAGTGCCTACGGTACCCTCTCCCCAGAGTCCCtactgagagagctggacctacAGACACGACCAGGCCAGAGCAAGGGAGAGGAGactgaagaggagggagagatagagggccACGAGGTGGAGGTGGAAATGGAGAACGAAAAGGTGGTAATGAAACTggtggagaaggaagaggaggaggattcaaCCTCTGTTGGTTCCCAGCTGTCAGTGGTTCAGTCTTTGAAGCCTCGGCGACGCCCCCCAGTTACGGCCCGCCTCCGCTGCCTCCAGAGCCTGAACATCAAGTCCCTTTCAGAGGACAACCTTCTGCAGCGTTTCCGCGACAATGCACCTGTCTCCCGGATACAAACCCGCAGCCTTACAGCCCAGGACCAATCAGAACACAGGAGCGAGAGGGCGGAATGCCTGGTCCACAGTAAGAGTCTATCAGCCCACGACCTTACTGGGCTGTTTCAGACTGACCAAGACTCAGAGCCTGAGTATGAGGACTTCCTGAGTATGAGCATGCCTTCTGGTAATCTCTGTGACACCCTGAGGAAGGCAGAGGCCCGGCAGGTCCAGAGGGCTCTGGCTGCAGCTGAGGCCTGTGAAGGCAGCaatagccaggctgacagcagcAGCTCAGATGGGGAGATGGTGGTGGCGCCCTCTGGAGGACAGGGGGGGAAGTGCAGTGAGTCGTTCACAGCCGGTTGCCCAGAGAAGCAGTCGTCGCCCAAAAGAAGGAAGACCCATCAGCACAAGAAGCTGACCCTAGCCCAGCTCTATAGGATACGCACCACCCTAGTGCTCAACTCTACTCTCACTGCATC GGAGGTGTAA